In Macadamia integrifolia cultivar HAES 741 chromosome 1, SCU_Mint_v3, whole genome shotgun sequence, a single window of DNA contains:
- the LOC122091620 gene encoding uncharacterized protein LOC122091620: MLPRTTMADESIGLPVTYNCVSPPVYAECCQMTQSLSTCLYGQTDRNRDQRSETWIWRQRIWPQIWRWRTSFRAGGSTFGAGGSVLRFGSGSGETNVAVPSPLMSSSFS, from the exons ATGTTACCGAGGACGACGATGGCAGATGAGAGCATAGGCCTTCCCGTCACATATAATTGT GTCTCTCCTCCAGTTTATGCTGAGTGTTGTCAGATGACCCAGAGCCTTAGTACATGCTTATATGGCCAGACAGATCGTAACCGTGACCAG AGGTCTGAAACTTGGATTTGGAGGCAGAGGATCTGGCCTCAGATTTGGAGGTGGAGGACTTCCTTTAGAGCTGGCGGGTCTACATTCGGAGCTGGAGGATCCGTTCTTAGATTTGGGTCTGGGAGTGGAGAGACTAATGTGGCTGTACCTTCTCCGTTGATGAGTTCGAGCTTCTCCTGA